In Candidatus Firestonebacteria bacterium RIFOXYD2_FULL_39_29, a genomic segment contains:
- a CDS encoding MBL fold metallo-hydrolase, producing the protein MSAVKIKEGVYWVGAVDWNARSFHGHTYNTKRGTTYNSYLVVDEKIALIDSVYAPFTKELLSNIREIIPLEQIDYMVVNHVEGDHSGAVPEILKYCPKAKVIGTEKCKTGMNRHYYGNWDWQTVKTGDKISLGKNTLTFVEAPMLHWPDSMFTYIPELELLMPNDAFGQHISTSKRFDDEIDQCGLMDEAAAYYANILLPFSPLVIRKIEEVVKMGIKISMIAPSHGIIWRKDPMKIINAYVKWAKNETASKVVIAYETMWKSTEIMAKTIGDGIASTGVEVVIANVSEVDKTNVIKEMMDAKGYLIGSSTHGNDMLPNIAGFLAFLKDMKPKGRVGAAFGSYGWGGGAAKSIEDVLTSSGVEIVKPLIQCQFVPDKEEMKKLFEYGVEFSKKIKTV; encoded by the coding sequence ATGTCTGCGGTTAAAATTAAAGAAGGGGTTTACTGGGTCGGTGCAGTAGATTGGAATGCTAGAAGTTTTCACGGTCACACCTATAATACCAAAAGAGGAACCACCTACAATTCGTATCTCGTCGTTGATGAAAAAATTGCCCTCATAGATTCTGTTTATGCTCCCTTCACTAAAGAATTACTTTCAAATATACGTGAAATTATTCCACTTGAGCAAATTGATTATATGGTGGTCAATCATGTGGAAGGTGATCATTCCGGTGCTGTTCCAGAAATCTTAAAATACTGTCCTAAAGCTAAAGTAATTGGCACGGAAAAATGTAAAACAGGAATGAACAGGCATTATTACGGAAATTGGGACTGGCAAACTGTAAAAACGGGAGATAAAATTTCTCTAGGCAAGAATACTCTTACTTTTGTTGAAGCACCGATGCTACATTGGCCGGATAGCATGTTTACCTATATTCCGGAGCTGGAGCTTCTTATGCCAAACGATGCATTTGGCCAGCATATCAGTACTTCAAAAAGATTTGATGATGAAATTGATCAATGCGGGCTCATGGATGAAGCGGCAGCTTACTATGCCAATATTCTTCTTCCGTTTAGCCCTTTAGTAATAAGGAAGATAGAAGAAGTGGTCAAAATGGGTATAAAAATCAGTATGATTGCCCCAAGTCACGGAATTATCTGGCGAAAAGATCCTATGAAAATTATAAATGCCTATGTTAAATGGGCAAAAAATGAAACTGCATCAAAGGTAGTTATTGCTTACGAAACTATGTGGAAATCAACGGAAATAATGGCTAAAACTATAGGTGATGGTATTGCTTCAACGGGTGTGGAAGTTGTAATTGCCAATGTCTCTGAAGTTGATAAAACTAATGTCATTAAGGAAATGATGGATGCCAAAGGTTATCTTATAGGTTCTTCTACCCATGGTAATGATATGCTCCCTAACATAGCGGGTTTCCTTGCTTTTCTTAAAGATATGAAACCCAAAGGGAGGGTCGGTGCGGCTTTTGGTTCTTATGGCTGGGGAGGAGGCGCGGCAAAAAGTATAGAAGATGTGCTTACTTCATCCGGTGTTGAGATAGTGAAACCTCTGATTCAATGCCAGTTTGTACCTGACAAAGAAGAGATGAAAAAGCTGTTTGAGTATGGTGTAGAGTTCTCGAAGAAAATAAAAACTGTCTGA
- a CDS encoding rubredoxin — protein MKKYLCTVCGYIYDPAKGDPDGKVAPGTPFEQIPDTWVCPQCGVKKEMFEEVK, from the coding sequence ATGAAAAAATATCTTTGTACAGTGTGTGGTTATATCTATGATCCGGCCAAAGGAGACCCTGACGGAAAAGTAGCTCCGGGAACTCCTTTTGAACAAATTCCTGACACATGGGTTTGCCCTCAATGCGGTGTAAAAAAAGAAATGTTTGAAGAAGTAAAGTAA